In the Acetobacterium sp. KB-1 genome, TCTGTTCCTTGAGACTTTGCCACCAGGTGAACTTCTTTTCCGGCGATTAGGTCATGAATCACATGAGCACCACCATATTCAATGCCTTTATCCCGGGACGGTTGGGTTGCCCCCAGATAGGTATCCACTGCGGCCAAACCGCCGTATGCTTCAACCCCATTAATTTCTATCTCACCCATCCGAATAGGCGGATCCGAGTGACCAAAATTAAGAAAAGCCCCAGATGAGCACATCGGACCGAAGGTGGCAGTTGTGACCACATCCACATAATCGGCCGCTTCTTTGATGCCCCGTTCTTTGACAATTTCAATGACTTCTTCTGCCGTGACAACCACAGCCTCGCCACTGGCGATTTTTTTATTTATTTCCTGATAGCTCTTTGCCATTTTCCCCTCCAACAATTCTTCTAAACTTGTTATATCATCGTGTTCAGATAAGCGTTCATAAAGCCGTCCAAATCGCCGTCCATAACGCTACCGACATTGCCTACTTCGACATTGGTGCGATGATCTTTGACCATATTGTAAGGATGGAACACATAAGAACGAATTTGACTGCCCCAGGCAATCTGACTGTAGTCACCCTTGATGTCATCGATGTGATCCATCTTTTCCTGTTCCATGACTTCTACCAGCTTACCTTTTAGCATGTTCATGGCGACCTCTTTATTCTGATGCTGAGACCGTTCATTTTGACACTGAACCACAATTCCGGTTTTCAAATGCGTTATCCGAATGGCGGAATCCGTGGTGTTAACGTGCTGCCCGCCGGCGCCACTGGAGCGGAAGGTGTCAATCCGGATATCTTCCGGCAATATTTCAATTTCCACCGATTCATCCACCTCAGGCATCACATCCAGCGATGCAAAGGAAGTATGGCGGCGGCCGGATGAATCAAAGGGTGAGATTCGTACCAGTCGATGCACGCCCCGTTCGGTTTTTAGATAGCCATAGGCGTTAATTCCTTCAATCAGTAGGGTAACGCTTTTAATCCCAGCGACATCACCAGGTTGAAGATCCAGGGTTTTAACCTTGAATTTTTTCTTCTCTGCCCATCTTGTATACATTCGCAAGAGCATTTCGGCCCAATCTTGAGACTCGGTTCCACCAGCCCCGGGATGTAGCGAAATGATTGCATTGTTACTGTCAAATTCACCAGAAAGCAGGGTCTCAGTCCGAAAATTGTCGAGATTCTCGTCAAGTTCCCGGATTGATGCACTAAACCCTTCCAGCAACTCCCCATCTTCTGCCAGCTCCAGCATGACCATAATATCATCCAGCGTTTCAGCCAGCTCATTATAATGATCGACCTTTAATTTAATCAGCTTCTGCTCTTTTAAAACAATTTGCGCACTTTTTTGATCATTCCAGAATTCGGGATTCTCAGTTTTCTTCTCTAATGCTTCCAATTCTTTAACAAGCCGTGGCAAGTCAAAGTGAATTCCCCATTTCCTTAAGTTTTATCGCCATTGCATTGATGATTTGTTTTTCTTCATACAAATCCATCATCACGATCACACCCCTTCGTTTTTATTGTTAGCTTATTATGAAAATTATTTAAGATCGTCAAAAAAGATAACCCAGTACCGACAATTGTTACATCATGTTGTACGCATCGGAGCGGACACGGCAAAGCCTGCGTGGAGGCAACGAGCCAAGTACAAGCTTGCTTGTAGTTGGCGACTGCCCGCGACTAATAAGAAATATTATTTCTTATTAGTGTCCGATTCCGCGGCGAACAACAGATTAACAATTGGTCGGTACGGTAGTTTATCGTCAACCTCAATTATTTTTATGCGCCACAGCATTTCTTGTATTTTTTTCCACTGCCACAGGGACAGGGATCATTTCGGCCAACCTTATTTCCCGCACTGGCCGGTCCTGTTGGTTTTCCCTCGATTTCATTTTCATTGGTTTTCAGTTGACTAAAATCCACCGCTTTGGTCGGGGACTCCTCTGGTGTCGCTACCTGGATATTTAGATTAAACAGGTATTTTACCGTATCTTCCTGAATTCGCATGATCATGTCATCAAACATGTCAAAACCCTCTTTGGTGTATTCCTTAACGGGGTCGTTCTGTCCATAGGCGCGCAGTCCGATTCCCTGTTTTAGCTGTTCCATATTGTCGATATGTTCCATCCAGGCACCATCGACGCTTCTTAACAGAATCATCCGTTCAATGTTCTGAAGCTGTTCTTCGCCCAGTTGTTCTCTTTTATCAGATAAAACCTGATGACAACTTGCCAGGATGGATTCCACCAAAACTTCCTGACTGTCGGGTTTTTCCGGAAGATTGACCAGTTCTTTTGGCAATACATTGGCTTCTAGATGTTTATGAAGCCCTTCCAGATCCCACTCATCATAATATTGGCCATCGCCAGTATACATGCCGACATAAGCGTTAATCAACGTTTCTGTCATACTCCAGATTTCATTTTCCATGTCTTTTCCGTCAATTACCTGTTGTCGCTGTTCATAAATCAGCTCACGCTGGCGGTTCATAACATTATCATATTGAAGCACGTGCTTACGAATATCAAAGTTACGACCTTCCACCCGTTTCTGGGAGTTTTCAATCCCTCTGGTAAGCATTTTATTTTCAATCGGGGTTTCTTCATCAAGACCAATCGATTCAACCAGGCCCTGGATTTTTTCCGAGCCAAAGACCCGCATCAGATCATCTTCCAGTGAGACAAAAAATTGCGATGAACCGGGATCGCCCTGACGACCTGCCCGACCACGGAGCTGATTATCGATCCGGCGACTCTCATGACGCTCGGTCCCGAGAATATGAAGGCCACCCAATTCGATGACACCTTCGCCCAGAACAATATCAGTCCCACGACCAGCCATGTTGGTGGAAATGGTCACCGCATCTTTTTGACCGGCGTTAGCGACAATTTCAGCTTCTTTTTCTAAGAATTTGGCATTTAAGACATTATGCTTAACCCCGGAACGTTTGAGATAGGTGCTGAGCAGCTCTGACTTTTCAATCGAAATCGTCCCGATCAGAATCGGCTGACCAGTGGCATGGCGGCGTTTTACCTCTTCGGTCACGGCCAGATACTTCCCTTGCTCACTTTTATAAATTAAGTCATTAAGATCTTCTCGAATCAGCGGCTTATTGGTCGGAATGGTTAAAACATTAAGATTGTAGATAGTCTGGAACTCATCTTCTTCCGTTTTGGCAGTCCCGGTCATCCCCGAAAGCTTATTAAACATTCTAAAATAGTTCTGAAAGGTAACGGTTGCCAGGGTTTTGGATTCCCGGTTAACCTTGACATTTTCCTTGGCTTCAATCGCCTGGTGCAAACCATTCGAATAGCGGCGTCCCGGCATTAACCGTCCGGTGAACTCATCGACAATGATGATTTCGCCATCCTTCACCACATAATCCCGATCTTTAAACATCAGGGTATTGGCATGAAGAGCCTGGTTGATATGGTGGGAAATTTCCATATTTTCCATATCCGCCAGATTCGTCAGGTTAAAGTATTTTTCTGCTTTGATGACACCTTCATCTGAGAGCATCACTGATTTAGCTTTTTCATCCTTGATATAGTCATCAGCCTTCAGGTTTTTGGCAAAGCTATTAGCTAACGCATAAAGCTTGGTGCTTTTATCCCCACTACCAGAAATAATCAGTGGTGTTCTGGCTTCATCCACCAACACGCTATCCACTTCATCGATAATCGCATAATTAAGTTCCCGTTGGACCTGCTGAGCCTTGACTGAGGCCATATTATCTCTTAAGTAATCAAATCCAAATTCGTTGTTGGTTCCATAGGTTATATCACAAGCGTAGGCGTGCTGCTTTTCCGCAAATGATAAGCCATGAACAACCAGACCCACTTCAAGTCCTAGAAACTCATGAATTTGACCCATCCACTCACTGTCACGCTTAGCCAGATAATCGTTGACGGTGACAATATAAACACCTCGACCACCCAGAGCGTTCAGGTAAGCGGGCAGCGTTGACACCAGGGTTTTACCTTCCCCAGTTTTCATCTCAGCGATATTGCCTTCGTGAAGGGCCATCCCCCCCAGCAGTTGAACTGGAAAATGTTTCATACCCAATACTCGGGCACCGGTTTCACGAACGGTGGCAAAAGCATCCACCAATAAATCATCAAGCGTCTCACCCTGAGCCAGTCGTTCTTTAAGTATTGATGTTTGACCTTTTAACTGCTCGTCACTCATCGCCGCGAAACGGCTGTCCAGCTCCAGAATCTGATCCACCTTTTTTTGCATGCGCTTTAGTTCTTTTTTATTGCTATCAAATATTTGATCTAAAATTCCCAATCCATTCACTCCTTTGTCACTTTACTTACTATAATTATACACTAAATTTTATTATAGCATACTCTCTTTAATGAAACTTTATATAATTTAAAAGGAACTGTATTTTTTATACAGTTCCTTTTGTTTTATTTATGATCATCGCTTATTTTTTCTTTCGCCAGAAGGCCACATCTTTGCCGTCAAGCTTTAGTTCAACCAGTTCATAGCCCGCTCGTTTTCGTTCATCGACGGTTTGCTGAAAATCTTTTCGTTCATCATCATCCATGTCGGCCAGCATTTTTTCCTTGTCTTCATCGGTGCTTTCATAGACCCGTCCGACCACCGGCTCGGTAACTTCTTCAATCTCCTTCAAGGGAATACCGACCTCATCTCTGGGTGTTCCGTTGATCAATATTTCGGCTTCCTTGCTGGTTTCTTTCATCAGTTGTTTGCGTCGTGCGACTTTTCGTTTTTCATCTTCCAGATTCAGTCGCTGCCAGACGTTTAGCATTTCATCTTCAGAAAATTCCAGATCTTCCTCGTCTTTTCCTCTTACGCCACTATCATAGGTACTGTTTTCACTGCGCAAAACAAAGGGTTGGTCAAGATCGGTCAGTTTAAAACTCTCAACAATTCTCAAGTCCGATTCCGGTACCGGATGCGGTTCACCATCGGGATCACTCAGCGATTTTGCTACCTTATTGAGCTCAATTTCGCGCATTTGCAGAATCAGTCGTTCTTTTTCAACGGCCAGTTTTTCTTCGTAATATTTTTTTGTGAAGAATCCCGCATCATCACTATTAAGAATTTCTTCCATATCAGCGGCTTCAAGTTCTTTATCACCCTTGACATAGGTTCCAACTTCCTGGATATTGCTGATAATCTTGGTGCTGCCGTCATCCACCGGTTCCATAACCCGGGTTTCCTGGACATCACTATTACTGATAACAATTTCTTCGGTTTCGGTTCCAATTCCTGAATCCACCCCATCCAAATCGGCTGGAATCAGTCTGGTTTGCTCATCGCCGTTTATTTCTGCCGTTTGGCCGGAATTAAAACCTTCTGTTGGTATAACCGTGGTGGCATGTTCATCCCGATCCCCACGAATACCGCCGGTTGCGGCCATATCCCGGTAGTAATAATCGTCCTCATCTTGCACATCTTCCGGTTCATCATAACCTTCCTGAAAATGGTCTTGAGTGGATACCCGATCGATTCCGTTGTCTTCGTCATCGCCAAAAATGCCCTCATCTTCACCATGATCATTTCGTTCATCGTGCATGATTGAGGCTTTTTTGTTCATCACATACTGAATAAATCCAATTAATCCGATGACCGTTACAATTGTACCAACCGTAATTCCGGCTACTGAGCCATAAAGACTCATCACCAGTGGCACATAGGGTATTGGAAAAGGCAGGTTGATACCCAAAAACCATAACAGGGTATTGGGCTGAATCAATGAGTATATGGGACTCAGTCCCTGGGTGATCTGTTCCCCAAAAGCAGCCGGTAGAATATCAATAACGCCTTGCGAAACAGGCATGTGTCCGCCATTAATAAAAATCACCACAAAATTGGCGGTAATCCCCACTGCCATTAAAATTACCCAGAAGTCATCCAGATTAAATACCAGCATAACCAGGATTAGAATATAACTGGCAAAATTGACAATCTCAAGATAGGGTTCAACCAGTGCGATACCTCCGGTGTAGATGTAAAGATGCAAGGCAATTTGCAACACCAACCCTAAAATTCCAACTGGCAACAAGGAAATTTTTCTGACTTTGAAACCATGGAGGCTTCCCCGTCGAATTTTTCCAATTAAAAAACCTAACATAATCGCAATTAGTATTAACATATTAGTTTTAACCCCACTATTTATTTATAATCATTTCTTAGGTATTCTTATCTATATAAATGCTTAGATAATAATGCATATAGATCTATTTTAAAACAAAAGAAAAGTTCTGTCAAAACTTTATGCCTAAATAATGTATAAATTTGAAAATAAATTGAATTTATAAAATAACATCATCAAAAACACCCCTTAAAACAATTTTTCAAGGGGTGCTTATCACTATTTTCTCTTTTTCTTAAGTAATTTTTAGAAAGTTGGCTCGATCAAACCATAATTCCCATCTTTTCTCATATAGACAACATTGACATCATCGGTATCGCCATTAAGGAATACAAAGAAATCATGTCCCAGTAACTCCATCTGCAAGGTCGCTTCATCGACATTCATCGGTTTAACAGCAAATTTTTTGGTGCGGACAACTTTGGGTTGAAACACACCTTCGTCATCATTGTCCTCGATTCCTTCCAGATTAAATTTAGCGGTTTCATCCTGGTTCCGTTTTTGCAACTTTGTTTTATGTTTTCTGAGTTGACCCTCAAGTTTACTAACAACATCTTCAATGGATGTCACCATATCCTCAGATCTTTCTTCAGCTCTTAAAATTGTTTTTCCCACCGGAATGGTTACTTCCAGCATCTGGTAGTTCTTTTCTTTGCTGAATGTAGCATACACTTCTGTTTCCTGACCAAAGTAGCGATCAAATTTCCCCAGCTTCTTTTTTAATGTTTCTTTTAAACCTTCTGATACATGCATATTTTTCCCGTAAATTGTGAATCTCATAACGACAACTCCTTTCAAAAGGTCAACCTTACTCGTTTACACTTAATATAAAGTGTTTTTAAGTATATTTCTATTATACCCAATCGAATCCCCTTTAGTCAAAATCATTTGTGTCAATTTCTTGTCACAAAATATCATCTAAACAGAATGTAAAAAGGCTGTCTCAGTTGACCTGGTTTTTCCCCCCACACTCGCCAGCTGGAAGTTTAGCTCAGTGTTCGCATCACAACTCCTTCTCTCGGTCTACCCGGCTGGACTTACTTCTAAGACGCACTATGATCAACAACTCTCTATTGAGTTATCTTACGTGGATCGCTTGGCCTGCATCTGGCATCGACTTTCAACCACAAACCTGAGACAACGTCT is a window encoding:
- the prfB gene encoding peptide chain release factor 2 (programmed frameshift); translation: MMDLYEEKQIINAMAIKLKEMGNSLDLPRLVKELEALEKKTENPEFWNDQKSAQIVLKEQKLIKLKVDHYNELAETLDDIMVMLELAEDGELLEGFSASIRELDENLDNFRTETLLSGEFDSNNAIISLHPGAGGTESQDWAEMLLRMYTRWAEKKKFKVKTLDLQPGDVAGIKSVTLLIEGINAYGYLKTERGVHRLVRISPFDSSGRRHTSFASLDVMPEVDESVEIEILPEDIRIDTFRSSGAGGQHVNTTDSAIRITHLKTGIVVQCQNERSQHQNKEVAMNMLKGKLVEVMEQEKMDHIDDIKGDYSQIAWGSQIRSYVFHPYNMVKDHRTNVEVGNVGSVMDGDLDGFMNAYLNTMI
- the secA gene encoding preprotein translocase subunit SecA → MGILDQIFDSNKKELKRMQKKVDQILELDSRFAAMSDEQLKGQTSILKERLAQGETLDDLLVDAFATVRETGARVLGMKHFPVQLLGGMALHEGNIAEMKTGEGKTLVSTLPAYLNALGGRGVYIVTVNDYLAKRDSEWMGQIHEFLGLEVGLVVHGLSFAEKQHAYACDITYGTNNEFGFDYLRDNMASVKAQQVQRELNYAIIDEVDSVLVDEARTPLIISGSGDKSTKLYALANSFAKNLKADDYIKDEKAKSVMLSDEGVIKAEKYFNLTNLADMENMEISHHINQALHANTLMFKDRDYVVKDGEIIIVDEFTGRLMPGRRYSNGLHQAIEAKENVKVNRESKTLATVTFQNYFRMFNKLSGMTGTAKTEEDEFQTIYNLNVLTIPTNKPLIREDLNDLIYKSEQGKYLAVTEEVKRRHATGQPILIGTISIEKSELLSTYLKRSGVKHNVLNAKFLEKEAEIVANAGQKDAVTISTNMAGRGTDIVLGEGVIELGGLHILGTERHESRRIDNQLRGRAGRQGDPGSSQFFVSLEDDLMRVFGSEKIQGLVESIGLDEETPIENKMLTRGIENSQKRVEGRNFDIRKHVLQYDNVMNRQRELIYEQRQQVIDGKDMENEIWSMTETLINAYVGMYTGDGQYYDEWDLEGLHKHLEANVLPKELVNLPEKPDSQEVLVESILASCHQVLSDKREQLGEEQLQNIERMILLRSVDGAWMEHIDNMEQLKQGIGLRAYGQNDPVKEYTKEGFDMFDDMIMRIQEDTVKYLFNLNIQVATPEESPTKAVDFSQLKTNENEIEGKPTGPASAGNKVGRNDPCPCGSGKKYKKCCGA
- a CDS encoding DUF5317 domain-containing protein codes for the protein MLILIAIMLGFLIGKIRRGSLHGFKVRKISLLPVGILGLVLQIALHLYIYTGGIALVEPYLEIVNFASYILILVMLVFNLDDFWVILMAVGITANFVVIFINGGHMPVSQGVIDILPAAFGEQITQGLSPIYSLIQPNTLLWFLGINLPFPIPYVPLVMSLYGSVAGITVGTIVTVIGLIGFIQYVMNKKASIMHDERNDHGEDEGIFGDDEDNGIDRVSTQDHFQEGYDEPEDVQDEDDYYYRDMAATGGIRGDRDEHATTVIPTEGFNSGQTAEINGDEQTRLIPADLDGVDSGIGTETEEIVISNSDVQETRVMEPVDDGSTKIISNIQEVGTYVKGDKELEAADMEEILNSDDAGFFTKKYYEEKLAVEKERLILQMREIELNKVAKSLSDPDGEPHPVPESDLRIVESFKLTDLDQPFVLRSENSTYDSGVRGKDEEDLEFSEDEMLNVWQRLNLEDEKRKVARRKQLMKETSKEAEILINGTPRDEVGIPLKEIEEVTEPVVGRVYESTDEDKEKMLADMDDDERKDFQQTVDERKRAGYELVELKLDGKDVAFWRKKK
- the hpf gene encoding ribosome hibernation-promoting factor, HPF/YfiA family, whose product is MRFTIYGKNMHVSEGLKETLKKKLGKFDRYFGQETEVYATFSKEKNYQMLEVTIPVGKTILRAEERSEDMVTSIEDVVSKLEGQLRKHKTKLQKRNQDETAKFNLEGIEDNDDEGVFQPKVVRTKKFAVKPMNVDEATLQMELLGHDFFVFLNGDTDDVNVVYMRKDGNYGLIEPTF